The following proteins are co-located in the Leishmania donovani BPK282A1 complete genome, chromosome 26 genome:
- a CDS encoding brix domain containing-like protein, with product MSTVGGFKRRTAKNATTRRAVKRYEPKVVENPKRVLFLKGASSNDVVTEAMVDLMAIAKPYCKKLAKKNAFFPFEGRQHLEFLGFKNDCSLFCFGSSNKKRPNNLTIGRQFDFHVLDMVELGIVAADRLDMSQTVGVDAGSMGGKPFFVFDGSEFSSDPTFMRLKNLLVDYFRGGNDVEINLDGCDRVLFFSLRSKNGEDACVAPSADCYTNKPPSQKGNAVLCMRHYAVKKPSAATGVPKSIKNIQLYDVGPNFDFEIRRISFATPQEFKVACRIPRQTLATLRSTADNVQSDGLNNLRGQLHVGKQDVQELNLRRFKAHRRGISSGAADCDEAAKEASKPRRRRARLETDAGESRPETDI from the coding sequence ATGTCCACCGTCGGCGGCTTTAAGCGGCGCACAGCCAAGAACGCCacgacgcggcgcgccgtcAAGCGGTACGAGCCAAAAGTGGTGGAGAACCCGAAGCGCGTGCTCTTCTTGAAGGGTGCATCCTCGAACGATGTCGTGACGGAGGCGATGGTGGATCTCATGGCCATCGCGAAGCCGTACTGTAAGAAGCTCGCGAAAAAGAACGCCTTCTTTCCGTTTGAGGGGCGCCAGCACCTGGAGTTTCTCGGCTTCAAGAATGACTGCTCGCTCTTCTGTTTTGGCTCGAGCAACAAGAAGCGACCGAACAACCTCACGATTGGGCGCCAGTTTGACTTCCACGTTCTGGACATGGTGGAGCTGGGCATTGTAGCCGCGGACCGCCTCGACATGTCGCAGACGGTCGGCGTTGACGCCGGTTCAATGGGCGGGAAGCCGTTCTTTGTcttcgacggcagcgagttCTCGTCGGACCCGACGTTCATGCGCCTAAAGAATCTCCTGGTGGACTACTttcgcggcggcaacgacgtCGAGATCAATCTCGACGGTTGCGATCGCGTCCTGTTTTTCTCGTTGCGTTCGAAGAACGGCGAGGACGCGTGTGTGGCACCCTCCGCGGACTGCTACACCAACAAGCCACCTAGTCAAAAGGGCAATGCGGTCCTATGTATGCGGCACTACGCCGTCAAGAAGCCGTCAGCGGCCACAGGCGTCCCGAAGAGCATCAAGAACATTCAGCTCTACGACGTCGGACCCAACTTCGACTTTGAAATCCGTCGCATCTCCTTTGCGACGCCGCAGGAGTTCAAGGTGGCCTGCCGCATACCCCGCCAGACGCTTGCCACGCTGCGGTCGACCGCCGACAACGTGCAGTCGGACGGCCTCAACAACCTCCGCGGTCAGCTGCACGTGGGCAAACAAGACGTCCAGGAGCTTAACCTGCGCCGCTTCAAGGCacaccgccgcggcatctcgagcggtgccgccgactGTGACGAGGCCGCCAAAGAGGCGAGCAagccgcgccgtcgcagagCTCGCTTGGAGACGGATGCAGGGGAATCTCGCCCCGAGACGGACATTTGA
- a CDS encoding protein kinase, putative → MDKYALGPVIGEGQFGSVRMATVKATGQTVAVKLLHVPRLTEGIPHPVARELLIASRVASPFLVKTIEIAPYGSHMAVVMERCMEDLACVLRKCSPAHPLPLLLTQSYMRMLLTALHALHSSGILHRDVKPSNCFVAVDGCLKLGDFGLSRPLCSDMSHEVVSRWYRAPELLFGQRRYGGEVDLWAAGCVFAELLRGHGRPFFTGDGDISQIAKIFDVFGTPTGGTCSFYRQLPDWEKVSFEEKKGTGLRVLLPFVPPEALDLLTKMLALDPASRCSAAEALSHPFFALSDILLRV, encoded by the coding sequence ATGGACAAGTACGCGCTGGGGCCTGTTATCGGGGAGGGCCAGTTTGGGAGTGTGCGCATGGCGACAGTCAAGGCCACCGGGCAGACAGTTGCCGTGAAACTGCTACATGTGCCTCGGCTTACGGAGGGCATTCCGCATCCGGTGGCGCGGGAGCTTCTCATTGCCTCTCGTGTCGCCTCGCCGTTTCTGGTGAAGACCATCGAGATTGCACCGTATGGGTCCCACATGGCTGTGGTGATGGAGCGCTGTATGGAGGACTTGGCGTGTGTCTTGCGCAAGTGCAGTCCGGCTCAcccgcttccgctgctgttgACGCAGTCGTATATGCGCATGCTTCTCACCGCGCTGCACGCATTGCACTCGAGCGGTATTCTACACCGCGATGTGAAACCGTCGAACTGCTTTGTTGCTGTGGATGGGTGCCTCAAGCTCGGCGACTTTGGCCTCAGTCGCCCACTATGCTCAGACATGTCACACGAGGTTGTGTCGCGCTGGTACCGCGCGCCGGAGCTGCTCTTTGGCCAGCGACGCTACGGGGGCGAGGTGGACCTCTGGGCGGCTGGGTGCGTCTTCGCCGAACTCCTGCGTGGCCACGGCCGCCCTTTCTTTACAGGCGATGGGGATATCAGCCAGATCGCGAAGATATTTGACGTCTTCGGTACCCCCACGGGCGGGACGTGTAGCTTCTACCGCCAGCTGCCTGACTGGGAGAAGGTTTCTTtcgaagagaaaaagggaactggcctgcgtgtgctgctgcctttTGTGCCCCCTGAGGCGCTTGACTTGTTGACGAAAATGCTAGCCCTTGATCCGGCATCtcggtgcagcgcagcagaggcgctcAGCCATCCATTTTTCGCTCTCTCAGATATCTTGCTGCGCGTATGA
- a CDS encoding adenine phosphoribosyltransferase codes for MPFKEVSPNSFLLDDSHALSQLLKKSYRWYSPVFSPRNVPRFADVSSITESPETLKAIRDFLVQRYRAMSPAPTHILGFDARGFLFGPMIAVELEIPFVLMRKADKNAGLLIRSEPYEKEYKEAAPEVMTIRYGSIGKGSRVVLIDDVLATGGTALSGLQLVEASDAAVVEMVSILSIPFLKAAEKIHSTANSRYKDIKFISLLSDDALTEENCGDSKNYTGPRVLSCGDVLAEHPH; via the coding sequence ATGCCCTTCAAGGAAGTCAGTCCCAACTCTTTCCTGCTAGACGACTCCCACGCGCtctcgcagctgctgaagaagAGCTACCGCTGGTACTCCCCAGTCTTCTCCCCGCGCAATGTCCCCCGCTTCGCCGATGTCAGCAGCATCACTGAGTCTCCAGAGACATTGAAAGCTATTCGTGACTTCCTTGTGCAACGGTACCGGGCCATGTCGCCGGCCCCGACGCATATCCTCGGCTTCGATGCTCGCGGCTTCCTCTTCGGCCCCATGATCGCCGTGGAGCTTGAGATCCCGTTCGTGCTAATGCGCAAGGCGGACAAGAATGCTGGTCTCCTTATCCGCAGCGAACCGTATGAAAAGGAGTACAAAGAAGCCGCGCCAGAGGTGATGACGATCCGCTACGGCAGCATCGGCAAGGGATCGCGAGTGGTGCTAATCGATGACGTCCTGGCAACGGGTGGGACCGCGCTGTCGGGCTTGCAACTGGTGGAGGCGAGCGACGCAGCGGTTGTTGAGATGGTCTCGATTTTGAGCATTCCTTTCCTgaaggcggcagagaagATCCACTCGACAGCTAACAGCCGCTACAAAGATATTAAGTTTATCAGCCTTCTTTCTGACGACGCGCTGACGGAGGAGAACTGTGGGGACTCAAAGAACTACACGGGTCCTCGTGTTTTGAGCTGCGGTGATGTGCTGGCCGAGCACCCGCACTAA
- a CDS encoding glycine dehydrogenase, putative: MLRRLLRVNGAPAPSRLARYTSTDAYLNRHIGPTRKETVEMLKTVGKESLAELMTTVLPSDILRTPLNNFKCLSETEALSYLKSLGAQNKVLKSMIGQGYYECIIPSTIMRNVLENPMWYTPYTPFQSEIAQGRLESLLNFQTMVTDLTKMDISNASLLDQATAAGECMYLALNHHRHKRMKFFVSKGVFLSSIEMIRTRAHPLGAQVIVGDVQSLDLDDAELSGIFVQTPDAKGELHDFTTLFARAKANGVVCCAGVDLMASCLVKPAGEMGADVVVGCAQRFGTPLGYGGPHAAFMAITDNLKRLSPGRIVGISKDNAGDPAIRMALQTREQHIKRERATSNICTAQALLANMNAFYAIYHGPEGLKQLAREIHQKAKLFAVGMESLGFSPVNTTYFDTLSFSMEASSMTAADYAQRCVERGINIFVDGSTNEVSISVDEATTENHIAALLQAAGMPTPKIDALTRVADTICVIPAALLRKSKFMQSSVFNSHKSESELMRYIQRLQRKDYGLTHGMIPLGSCTMKLNSAAAMRALSWPEYNALHPYAPEDQARGYHALLADLKQKLCDITGMAACSIQPNSGAQGEYAGLRIIRAYHESRGEGYRDVCFIPTSAHGTNPASAVLAGLKVVTVKCLDDGSVDMVDLEAKCVKHAKDLACLMITYPSTYGLYDKDIRKITSVVHQHGGQCYIDGANLNALVGYTGPGFIGGDVCHINMHKTFSIPHGGGGPGLGPITVRQHLAPFLPNSTYGPAVGGSQAFGQVSQAGNGSASIATISYALIMMLGSHGLKTCTEYAVLNANYLKKRLEEHYTICFLGHSEFCAHEFILDIRPFKKTANIDAEDVAKRLMDYGFHAPTLAFPVAGTLMIEPTECESKRELDRLADALISIRREIAAVERGDQPKNNNVLTNAPHTAKCVTADEWNRPYSRQLAAYPTRHQYREKFWPSVGRVDNTYGDLNLMCSCAPLEFYN, encoded by the coding sequence AtgctccgccgtctccttCGCGTTAACGGCGCTCCGGCGCCCTCACGCCTGGCGCGCTACACCTCTACGGACGCGTACTTGAACCGCCACATCGGCCCCACACGTAAGGAGACCGTCGAGATGCTGAAGACGGTCGGCAAGGAGAGCCTCGCGGAGCTCATGACCACAGTGCTGCCGAGCGATATCCTTCGCACTCCGCTGAACAACTTCAAGTGTTTGAGTGAGACAGAGGCTCTGTCCTACCTGAAGAGCCTCGGCGCACAGAACAAAGTTCTGAAGAGCATGATAGGCCAGGGCTACTACGAGTGCATCATCCCGAGCACGATCATGCGGAACGTGCTGGAGAACCCCATGTGGTACACCCCGTACACCCCGTTCCAGTCAGAAATCGCTCAGGGCCGCCTTGAGTCGCTCCTCAACTTTCAGACAATGGTGACGGACCTGACCAAGATGGACATTTCCAACGCGTCGCTGCTCGACCAGGCGACGGCTGCGGGGGAGTGTATGTACCTCGCCCTGAATCATCACCGTCACAAGCGCATGAAGTTCTTTGTGTCGAAAGGCGTCTTTCTGTCATCGATCGAGATGAtccgcacgcgtgcgcacccgCTGGGAGCACAGGTGATCGTCGGTGATGTTCAGTCCCTCGACCTCGATGATGCCGAGCTGAGTGGTATTTTTGTGCAGACCCCAGACGCAAAGGGCGAGTTGCACGACTTCACCACCCTCTTTGCCCGTGCCAAGGCGAATGGCGTCGTCTGCTGCGCAGGCGTCGACCTGATGGCGAGCTGCCTCGTCAAGCCGGCTGGCGAGATGGGCGCGGACGTTGTGGTGGGCTGCGCGCAGCGCTTTGGCACCCCGCTGGGCTACGGCGGACCACACGCCGCTTTTATGGCCATCACGGACAACTTGAAACGGCTGTCCCCGGGTCGTATAGTTGGCATCAGCAAGGACAACGCCGGCGATCCGGCCATTCGCATGGCATTGCAGACGCGCGAGCAACACATCAAACGCGAGCGGGCCACCTCGAACATCTGCACGGCGCAGGCACTGCTCGCGAACATGAATGCCTTCTACGCGATCTACCACGGCCCGGAGGGGCTGAAGCAGCTCGCGAGGGAGATTCACCAGAAGGCGAAGCTGTTCGCCGTCGGCATGGAGTCGCTCGGCTTTTCCCCGGTGAACACCACCTACTTTGACACGCTCTCCTTCTCAATGGAGGCGAGCTCCATGACGGCGGCTGACTACGCCCAGCGGTGCGTCGAGAGGGGCATCAACATTTTTGTGGATGGCTCAACGAACGAGGTGTCCATCTCCGTGGACGAAGCCACGACGGAGAACCAcatcgccgcgctgctgcaggctgcGGGCATGCCAACGCCGAAGATCGACGCGCTGACGCGCGTCGCCGATACCATCTGCGTCATCCCTGCAGCGCTTCTGCGGAAGTCCAAGTTCATGCAAAGCAGCGTCTTCAACAGCCACAAGAGCGAATCGGAGCTGATGCGTTACAttcagcgcctgcagcgcaagGACTATGGACTGACGCACGGTATGATCCCGCTTGGGTCGTGCACCATGAAGCTGAACTCCGCCGCTGCGATGCGGGCACTGAGCTGGCCGGAGTACAACGCACTGCACCCCTATGCTCCCGAGGATCAGGCGCGCGGGTACCACGCGTTGCTGGCGGACCTGAAGCAGAAGCTGTGCGACATCACAGGTATGGCTGCCTGCTCGATACAACCGAACAGCGGTGCCCAGGGCGAGTACGCCGGCCTGCGGATCATTCGTGCCTACCACGAATCGCGCGGCGAGGGCTACCGCGATGTCTGCTTCATTCCAACAAGCGCGCACGGCACCAAcccggcgtcggcggtgctggcggggCTGAAAGTGGTTACAGTGAAATGCCTCGACGACGGGAGTGTGGATATGGTGGATCTGGAGGCCAAGTGCGTGAAGCACGCCAAGGACCTGGCCTGCCTCATGATTACCTACCCTAGCACCTACGGCCTCTACGACAAGGACATTCGCAAGATCACGTCTGTGGTGCACCAGCACGGCGGTCAGTGCTACATCGACGGCGCCAACCTGAACGCCCTAGTTGGGTACACCGGGCCTGGCTTCATCGGCGGTGATGTGTGCCACATCAACATGCACAAGACTTTCTCCATCCCacatggtggcggcggtccGGGCTTAGGACCGATCActgtgcggcagcacctTGCCCCGTTCCTTCCGAACAGCACCTATGGCCCGGCCGTAGGTGGGTCGCAGGCATTTGGGCAGGTATCGCAGGCGGGCAACGGCTCTGCTTCGATTGCCACCATCTCGTACGCCCTCATCATGATGTTGGGCTCCCACGGGCTCAAGACGTGCACGGAGTACGCGGTACTGAATGCCAACTACCTCAAGAAGCGGCTTGAGGAGCACTACACCATCTGCTTCCTCGGCCACAGCGAGTTCTGCGCCCATGAGTTTATTCTCGACATTCGCCCGTTTAAGAAAACCGCCAACATCGATGCGGAGGATGTGGCGAAGCGACTCATGGACTACGGCTTCCATGCGCCGACGCTGGCGTTTCCCGTGGCTGGCACGCTGATGATCGAGCCTACAGAGTGCGAGTCGAAGCGGGAGCTGGATCGCCTCGCGGATGCTCTCATTTCCATCCGTCGCGAGAtcgccgcggtggagcgTGGCGATCAGCCAAAGAACAACAACGTCCTCACAAACGCGCCACACACGGCCAAGTGCGTGACCGCGGATGAGTGGAACCGTCCGTACTCGCGGCAGCTCGCGGCCTACCCCACTCGGCACCAGTACCGCGAAAAGTTCTGGCCAAGTGTTGGTCGGGTCGACAACACCTACGGAGATCTCAACTTGATGTGCTCGTGCGCCCCGTTAGAGTTCTACAACTAG
- a CDS encoding Lsm7p protein, putative, giving the protein MSAEAAHILKKKEGILSLEKYLDRKVVVSQKNHEVHGVLKGFDNNVNLVLADAELWHRNTHIRKIGACVVRGGPVNLILSGDTTIIPNPFI; this is encoded by the coding sequence ATgtccgcggaggcggcacacatactgaaaaaaaaggagggcaTTCTGTCCTTGGAAAAGTACCTTGATCGTAAGGTAGTGGTATCGCAAAAAAACCATGAAGTGCACGGCGTACTGAAAGGGTTTGACAATAATGTGAACTTGGTTCTAGCCGACGCAGAGTTGTGGCACcgcaacacacacatacgcaagATTGGCGCCTGTGTCGTGCGTGGTGGCCCCGTAAACCTCATCCTTTCCGGTGACACCACCATCATTCCAAATCCCTTTATTTAG
- a CDS encoding methylmalonyl-coa epimerase-like protein — protein sequence MFRRCTALRAMPAHLWRLNHVAIAVPASRSLVEAGEMYTRIFNAKVSEPVKQEAHGVITVFVELANTKIELLHPLGDNSPVSAFLERNKDGGMHHICLEVPDIAAAMQICKEANIRCLGTAPKIGAHGNPVIFLHPKDCGGVLTELEEVKS from the coding sequence ATgttccgccgctgcaccgcgcttCGTGCCATGCCTGCACATCTTTGGCGCCTTAACCACGTTGCCATCGCTGTTCCTGCTAGTCGTAGCCTCGTAGAGGCTGGCGAGATGTACACGCGCATCTTTAACGCCAAGGTCAGCGAACCGGTGAAACAGGAGGCGCACGGGGTCATCACAGTCTTTGTAGAGCTGGCGAACACAAAGATTGAGCTGCTTCACCCTCTCGGCGACAACAGTCCCGTTTCGGCCTTCTTGGAGCGCAACAAGGACGGAGGTATGCACCACATCTGCCTTGAAGTCCCAGATATCGCAGCGGCAATGCAAATATGCAAGGAGGCAAATATTCGCTGTCTTGGCACGGCACCGAAGATCGGTGCTCACGGCAACCCTGTGATCTTCCTCCACCCAAAAGACTGCGGCGGAGTCCTCACCGAGCTCGAAGAGGTGAAATCATGA